CGTCGCCACCATCGGGGCCACCTTTGGGAATGTATCGCTCGCGGCGAAAGCTGGAGCAGCCATTGCCTCCGGCTCCGGCCTCGACTTCGATTTGTACCCGATCGACGAACATGATTGAGTGCTGCTTAAGATTGGCTTGCTACGAATAAAAATAGGGATGGCCTACTGACCATCCCCATTCTGTTTTCTCTATGGCGAATCATTTACCGACGCTTCCCGCAGGGGAAGGCCCGACTCGCTTAGTTGGCTTCTGCCACGACGATGTTCACGCGGCGGCTGCCCTGATCGAACAAGACCGTACCGTCGGTCAAAGCGAACAGGGTGTAGTCCTTGCCCATGCCAACGTTCTTGCCAGGGCGGAACTTGGTGCCGAGCTGGCGAACCAGAATGCTACCAGCGGTAACCGACTGACCGCCGTACTTCTTCACGCCGCGGTACTGCGGGTTAGAATCGCGACCGTTGCGGCTAGAACCTTGACCTTTCTTATGGGCCATGACATCTGCTCCTGATGGTATTTTATCGAGGCCGCAAGCAAAGATGCGGCGATAGCTTATTGACTTGGACTGGCCTTTACCCAGATACGGATAATGGGCCTAGGGGAAACTAGTTTTTTAGCGGAAGATCCACTCGTAGTCAACCTCTCCCGGGGCTCCGAACCGGATTTCCTCTTCGTTCTCGTCCAAGCGGTCACCAGGACGCCAGAAGTTGAGCTTCAGTGTTTTTTGCTCGTACTGGCGGTAAGAAAGCGGGTTGTCGGTCGGATCGACCTGTTCATCCTTATCCTTCCAGCGGAAGGCATTGGTCAGGCCGTCGACGTAGATGCTGAAGAAGTCGGTTTCGGGGTCGATATCTTCCCAGGTAACCACCCCCCAGATGCTGTTGTCTTTGTCTTCGGTTGTCACTGGGATGTCGAAACGGCTGATTTCGACCGTGTTGTACAGCTTGCTACCCCCCGTTTCCCGCTCGGCGATCTTTTCGGCAGCCGCTGGCAGGATGCGGTCCAGGTACTCTTTCTTCTCTTTGGTGTCTTGCGTCGACAACACAAAACGAGGGAAGAAGCGAACCGGTGCCGATGGCAGGCCTTCGATCTGCTGAACTTCGTATTTCACATTGTCGAACTGATCTTTGACTGGCACGTGTCGCAGTGGTTCACCGTGGTTGGTGACCTTATAAACCATGTACCAGATCAGCTTCTTCTGCAGTTTGCCGCTTGGCTGAGGAATGCCGACTTCGATCATGCGCAGTGGCTTGAACGAGAATTCGAGGCCCCAGATGTCACGGCGATAGATCACGTCCGAAGCCATCGACTTCAAGGTACGCGTTTCCGCCATGAAGTTCGGCTTCCAGTCGAGATTCGGGATTCCTTCGAGAATATCGCGATATTCGGCCGGGGTAGTGTAGGTGTCCTCGGCACTGAACTTCATCGGAATGGTCGTCAGAACGCCTTCCACGAACTTACGGTTCGGCGGATTGACCTGAGCCAGGCGAATCGTCTGGTCCGCGGCATCCGGAGCTTCTTCCGGCGCGGCGGCGATGGCGTGGGACAATGGCAACTCCAACGATGCGAACGTCATCGTTACAGCGAGCAAAAACGTAATGCGAAGGATGCCAAGAGTCATGCGGAAAGGCCTGGGAGATGGGAAAAGCGAAGCCACGGCTACAGCCTGGGAGGGCCGGCCGAAATTATCTCACAGACTAATATAGTTGCCCAATTTAACAGGCGTCAAGTTTTTGGAGCTTTTAGGGTTAGCTATTCCCAGAACGGTCCTTCCGAGGTACGACGTTTGGCCAGGATCGAGGCGGAAGAATAGGGTCGCAGCGATTATGCCGAGACTTCCAGCATTCGCTCCAAAGCGACCCGCGACCACTTGGCGGTCTCGTCGTCGACCCGAATTTCGTTGACCGGCGTGCCGGCGGCGATGTTTTCGAGCGTCCAGCAAAGGTGAGCTAGATCGATGCGGTACATCGTGGCACACATGCAGACGACCGGACTCAGGAAGTGAATTTCCTGCTCAGGATGCTCTTTCTTCAGGCGATTCACCAGATGTAATTCAGTTCCGATCGCCCATTTGGTGCCGGCCGGAGCCTTGCGAACGGTCTCGATGATCTTGCCAGTCGAGCCCGAAACGTCGGCGATTTCGTTCACTTCTCGCATGCATTCGGGGTGAACGAGGATCTGAATGCCTGGGTGATTCTGGCGGAAAGCGTCGACATGTTCCCGTTTGAACATCTGGTGAACGCTGCAGTGCCCCTGCCAGAGGATCACTTTGCTCTCCTTCAGTTGGGCTTCGCTGCTGCCCCCCAGTTCGGCCGCGTAAGGGTTCCAGACCGGCATCTGCTCTTCGGTCACGCCCATGGTCAGGGCCGTGTTTCGGCCCAGGTGCTGATCGGGGAAGAAGAGGGCCCGGCTGGTGCGGTTGAACGCCCATTTCAAGGCTTTGTCGGCGTTGCTCGACGTGCAGACGATCCCGCCATGCTTGCCTACGAACGACTTCAGACTGGCTGCCGAATTGATGTAAGTGACTGGTGTGATGTCGTTTGTGTCGATCACCTCGCCCAGGTCTTCCCAGGCATTTTCGACCTGTTCGATCGCGGCCATGTCGGCCATCGAGCATCCGGCGGCCATGTCGGGCAGGACAACCGTGACCCGCTGGCCGTCTCGTTCGGTGATCTTCTCTGGGCGGTTGGCCAGAATATCAGCGGTTTCGGCCATGAAGTGGACGCCGCAGAAGACGATGTAGCGGCAATCGCTGCTCTCGGCCGCCATCTTGCTGAGTTGGTAGCTATCGCCGCGAAGGTCCGACAGTTCGATCACCTCGTCCTGCTGATAATGGTGACCCAGGATCAGCAAACGGCTTCCCATCTCGTCGCGAACCTTCTGGATTCGCTGCGTCAGTTCTTCGTTGGAAAGGGACCGGTAAGGGGCGAAATCGAAAGATCCCAGGGAAACGGTCGACATGATGATTCTCGCAGGTGCCGGGTGCTGGCAGCCAGGGTTAAGTCGAATGGCAGGGGCTAGCTTCGGGCCAAAAAGCGGGCCGATACAACGATGCATTATAGACCTGAACCGGAAGTTGACCCACCCACGACAACGACCCGGAAGACCTTATATTCCCGGCTGGTCGAGGGCAATCTGAGCCGTCTATCAGAAGAGGTCTTTCGTAAGTTGTGTTAATGTCTTAGGTTAGGAAGAACCTGGGCAGGCAATTTCCTGGCCGAAAACCGTGGAACGCTCGCCGGTTGTGAACTTGTGAGGGTGAGATTGCCTAGGTATACTGCTAAGCTTTAATTTCGCGCCGGCAAGTCCCTAAGTGCATTTTGAAAATTCGAGTCGCTAGTGAGCTGAGATGAAGTTCTGTCTGATCGATCAAATCTCGGAGATTCATCCTGGCGAGCGAGTTTCGGCTATCAAATGCCTGACGTTGGCCGAAGAGTACCTCCAGGATCACTTTCCCCGTTTCCCGGTGATGCCGGGTGTGTTGATGCTTGAAGCAATGACGCAGACCGGGGCCTGGTTGGTTCGCGTAACGAACAACTTCAGCCATAGCACGACCGTGTTGAAAGAAGCACGGAACGTGAAGTATGGCAACTTTGTCGAACCGGGCGAAATGCTGGTCGTCAAAGCTGAACTGATCAAGATGGATGGCAACCTGGCGTCGCTCAAAGTTTCGGGCGAAGTGGCAGGCAACGTTGCCGTCAGTTCCCGCATCGTACTAGAGAGTTCCAACTCGTCGGGTACCGACGAGCCGAATGAAACGGATCTGAATGCGATCCGTGTATTGAAGCTACAATACGAACTGCTCAATCGCCAACAAGCATCGGTGTAAGCAGTCGTCGCTGTCGCGCGGTGCGGCCGCATATTCCCGCGTAGGGGAACGTTTTTCACGCAGTTTATAAGCCTGTCTTTTCCTAGTCGGAGAGCAAGAAATTATGGCACCCTCGGATGACGAAGTTTTTGAAAAGGTCCGCGAAGCCTTGGTAGACGCCCTGGGCGTTGACGAGGAAGAAGTGGTACCGGAGGCCACCATGGTCGGCGATCTGGGTGCCGAGTCGATCGACTTCCTGGATATCGTGTTCCGCCTGGAAAAGGCTTTTGGCATCACGATTCCACGTGACGAACTGTTCCCAGAAGACATTCTGACCAACGCCGAATACGTCCAAGACGGCAAGGTGACTCCAGAAGGTCTGGCCGAACTGAAGAAGCGTATGCCTTTCGCTGACCTCAGCAAGTTCGAAGCAAATCCGGTTGTTACCGACTTCGGCAATCTGCTGACCGTCAACGACATGTGCAG
This genomic interval from Bremerella sp. JC817 contains the following:
- the rpmA gene encoding 50S ribosomal protein L27, with translation MAHKKGQGSSRNGRDSNPQYRGVKKYGGQSVTAGSILVRQLGTKFRPGKNVGMGKDYTLFALTDGTVLFDQGSRRVNIVVAEAN
- the nadA gene encoding quinolinate synthase NadA; its protein translation is MSTVSLGSFDFAPYRSLSNEELTQRIQKVRDEMGSRLLILGHHYQQDEVIELSDLRGDSYQLSKMAAESSDCRYIVFCGVHFMAETADILANRPEKITERDGQRVTVVLPDMAAGCSMADMAAIEQVENAWEDLGEVIDTNDITPVTYINSAASLKSFVGKHGGIVCTSSNADKALKWAFNRTSRALFFPDQHLGRNTALTMGVTEEQMPVWNPYAAELGGSSEAQLKESKVILWQGHCSVHQMFKREHVDAFRQNHPGIQILVHPECMREVNEIADVSGSTGKIIETVRKAPAGTKWAIGTELHLVNRLKKEHPEQEIHFLSPVVCMCATMYRIDLAHLCWTLENIAAGTPVNEIRVDDETAKWSRVALERMLEVSA
- a CDS encoding 3-hydroxyacyl-ACP dehydratase FabZ family protein, with amino-acid sequence MKFCLIDQISEIHPGERVSAIKCLTLAEEYLQDHFPRFPVMPGVLMLEAMTQTGAWLVRVTNNFSHSTTVLKEARNVKYGNFVEPGEMLVVKAELIKMDGNLASLKVSGEVAGNVAVSSRIVLESSNSSGTDEPNETDLNAIRVLKLQYELLNRQQASV
- a CDS encoding acyl carrier protein, whose translation is MAPSDDEVFEKVREALVDALGVDEEEVVPEATMVGDLGAESIDFLDIVFRLEKAFGITIPRDELFPEDILTNAEYVQDGKVTPEGLAELKKRMPFADLSKFEANPVVTDFGNLLTVNDMCSYVKSKLA